The sequence ATATTAGCGTGATGATGGCAAATCTAGTTTGCAAAGACAGCAATTTTTGAGCAAAAAAAATGAATAGAGTCAGATTTGCCATGCTCGCCAACTAAACTTGTCATCCCGATCGACAAACATAATTATTATGAAAAACGTTTCATTTATCATGCCTTAGATCTGACATTGTCTAGATATTCGGGTCCAAAGTTTTACTCTTAAAAGATTGAGGAGTTGAGCCTCAAACATCCCCTCTCCACAACAAATTTGAGCGGCGGAGCAAAATCTCCCTAAACACCCCCTCTTCACCCCTGACACTCTCGTTGTTGCTCATCATTCTTCCCACGCACAGTCGGCACACCCCCTGTCTCCCGAGCTAGCTGCCGCCATTCCCCGCCCCGACTGCCTCGCTAGCGTCCATTTTCCCTACTAATCTAGCTAGTGGCACTGCACCGCGCACCTTCGACGCTCCTCTGCATGGTGGCCTAGCACCCTCCCTGGGCCCTGACCTAAAGGATGGCGACCATAGATGCGTTAGGGGTGCCATTGTCGGGCGCGTGCGCATCCTTGCACCTCAATGAGCCCATTGTGTCTCCTTACATGGCCACGATGAGCTCGATGATGCGCCCCAAGGTGTTGTTGGTCATCATTTTGGAGGAAGGATACCGGGAAGCGGCAGTGAAGGGCTAGCTCACACTTTTTTTAACATCTCATTATTTGAGGAGTTAATATTTTGAGAGAAATTTAGAGAGTTATAGAATAAGTAATCAAGAGATGCTCGTGGTATGAGTTAATTAAGTTCAAGTCCTATTTCACACTATGAAGATCAACCTCATCATTGTCGGTATCGTCGTTGCTTTCACCTAGCTAGGTTAGGTTGTGTCCACCTAGCCTGGCCTAGCTTCACCACTCCGTTTGAACAATGAGTTAGACAGGAGAAAAAGCAGAGCGGTTGCTCTGGTCACCGGCACGTGAGCCCCACGTGTCATTTTTTTTCATCAAGTGAATAATCGTAGAAATTGCATGTTTCCTTTTGTTGCTACTCCCTCTGTCTTATATTGGATGTAATAGCATcttattatgggacagagggagtactacccaAAGCATATTGATTAGCCTCGCTTCATCCGTTTGTCGATAGGTTTTGAGATAGCTAACAATATATAGCACAAGGTTTAAACTAGAAAGTTTCAATCATCAATTCTACTTCAGATTGGGATCATAACAAAAAATTTGACTACAAATCTCATGATCATCACAAGTTATGAAGAAGAATCACAAGCAAACAGATCGTAACTTATAGTAATAATTGCAATTTttacatctagatgtgccataaagTATTACACATCTAAGTCATGTATCATTGATCTTACGAGGAGATTCATGTGGgtattttcttcttctctttttgttttatgtttgattgaatcacttagatgtgcaataactaggcaCATATCCTAATTAGAGAATCTCTTTTCCGGGGGAGGGGATTCTTGAGTAGCCTCGCTACACCCGTTTGTCAATAGGTTTTGAGATAGCCAACCATATGCTGATATGCACCACACAGTTTAAACATGAAACTTTTGATCATCAATTCTACTATAGACTCAGGATCATAAAAAACAAATTTTTTTACAAATTCTCAGGATCATCACGAGCTATGAATCACATCAAGTTACACATATGATAGATCTACTCAACTGAAGAAGAAACACAAACAAACAATGTAACTACAGTAGTAACGATTTATAACTCGTATAGTCATAACTGATTAGGCCTTAACGAGTACACctcgtccttctcctcctcatcTGCCACCACGCCGTGCCCCTTCTGCTCCGGCGCCACTGGCTCGTCCACGaaggcagcagcagtagcagcaggatAATCGGCCACGACCTGCTGCTCGCCCACCACCACCATGCACACGGGCGCGGCGACCGGCTTGGCCTTGGCACGCGGCACCGggagcagcggcggcaggcggtggCGAGGAGCGGGAGCTCTCCCCGGCACCGCGCCCTCGTTCTTCCTGATGTCCGTGAGCGCGGCAAACGCCTGGTTGACGAGCCTGAACGTGCCCGCCACGGCCGCGCTGGTGCCGCCGGCCTTGGCGGGGTCGAACATGTCGTAGAGCGCCTTGTGCTGGGACTTGACGGCGTCGTgggtgttagaataaatccgaggcataccgccgatcatccgaggaccaagcaatcacacgaggcacgacaccgagatttgttaacgaggttcaccgatatggctacatcccgggcctgactacgggcgctcctccccgtgacaccgtcacaataccgcacaccggccacccgggtgcCGGCACACGCGGCCGGCTCCCCTTGCGCGCCTAtgttattatgttggcataggttacatcgtgtgtccagccccgctatatatgagaggcctggtatacaagtgtcctactagaacACGACTCCACattctatgtaaacacaatacaactacaagtccaactgtaacctaccttgtacactatattcgacacaactctaacaaactccaccttggcgaatattctccaccaccttgagttcgtccatgcgtcaaacttccatgtatattggacttgagcttatcccatgagcaccgctgctactccaaagactccatatgactctacctgcaacttgtagtcccttcttttcttgaccacggtcaacactcgagcaaaattaagttccttgttactctaatttgtgctcccaactttcagagtatcagtccaacgccgtcacacaccgatcactgacctgcgtgaaagtgaacaactcacatactgggtgtcacacataagagttacctgaactcaacatcaccgctcctttcttgaatttcacttccccggcctctgcaccaactagggatgcatacggccattttagtatgagtaccaagataaacatggtcctcggaaatttttttaaatgagtatcaagatattttttgatgagtgGTTTTACCCCACATcaaacttgatcctcaataaatgaGGGAAACCCCATGTGCATCACatgtcaattctaggaattgaactcggTCGTTTACTGAGATCCTCAAAGGCAGCTACTCCGATCGATTACCAGTAAACAACCTGTACGTTATCTGCTTGCTGGCCACCAACCTTGCTTGCCAGGCATGCATGCACGCACTTGGTGCCTCTCAACTAACTACACAGGCTGCATGATACATATATAATAAGTAGTTATTAAAGCTAGCAGTGCAGGATGAAACAAGAAGAGAGTATGTATATATAGTCTTCAAATCTCCGGACCACCAGCAGCTAATTAGCCCTCTCGGCCCCCTCCGGCACTGAGATTCCATCCTCGATCTTGCATCAATCCAACCCTCCTCACACGACCATGGTGAGCGCTAGGGATGTCGACACAACGGCGGCGGCGAACAAGCAGCAGCAGGCTAATTGCCTGGCCCCCAACCCCGGCAAGGCCACGATCCTCGCCCTGGGCCACGCTTTCCCGCAGCAGCTCGTCATGCAGGACTACGTCGTCGAGGGCTTCATGAGGAACACCAACTGCAACGACCCCGAGCTCAAGGAGAAGCTCGCCAGGCTATGTATGTAACAGCTAATAATTCTATCTCTGTTCCCATTTCGGCAAGTTCTTCTGTACGTTGATGCATGATGAGTAATGAGTATATGTATGAATGCATTGCAGGCAagacgacgacggtgaagacgaggTACGTGGTGATGTCGGACGAGATCCTCAAGAGCTACCCGGAGCTGGCCCAGGAGGGCTTGCCGACGATGAAGCAGCGCCTGGACATCTCCAACAAGGCGGTGACGCAGATGGCCACCGAGGCGTCGCTGGCCTGCATCAAGGCGTGGGGCGGCGACCTCTCGGCGATCACCCACCTCGTCTACGTCTCGTCCAGCGAGGCGCGGTTCCCGGGCGGGGACCTGCACCTGGCGCGCGCCCTGGGGCTCAGCCCGGACGTCCGCCGCGTCATGCTGGCCTTCACCGGGTGCTCCGGCGGGGTGGCTGGCCTCCGCGTCGCCAAGGGCCTGGCCGAGAGCTGCCCGGGCGCGCGTGTCCTGCTCGCCACCTCCGAGACCACCGTGGCCGGGTTCCGCCCGCCCAGCCCCGACCGGCCCTACGACCTTGTCGGGGTGGCGCTCTTCGGCGACGGCGCGGGCGCGGCCGTCGTCGGCACAGACCCCACCGCCCAGGAGCGACCGCTGTTCGAGCTCTACTCGGCGCTGCAGCGCTTCCTCCCTGACACCGAGAAGACCATCGACGGCCGGCTGACGGAGGAGGGCATCAAGTTCCAGCTGGGCCGCGAGCTCCCCCACATCATCGAGGCGCACGTGGAGTCCTTCTGCCAGAAGCTCATCAAGGAGCACCCGTCTGCTGCTGCTGCGGAGGGTGACAACATGTTGACCTATGACAAGATGTTCTGGGCGGTGCACCCCGGCGGCCCGGCGATCCTGACCAAGATGGAAGGGCGGCTGGGGCTGGACGGCGGGAAGCTGCGCGCGAGCCGGAGCGCGCTCCGGGACTTTGGGAACGCGAGCAGCAACACCATCGTGTACGTGCTGGAGAACATGGTGGAGGAGAGCAGGCAGAGGACGGAggcgccggagccggagccggagggggGTCAGGAGCAGTGCGAGTGGGGACTCATACTGGCGTTCGGGCCGGGGATCACCTTGGAGGGGATCCTGGCAAGGAACCTCCAGGCGCGCCTAGGCGCCAACTAGCAGGATCGGAGGACATGAATTTGCTTGCACGCACATTACAAGTTCGTTTCGTGCTTTCTTTGGTTTCTGAGGCCCGTGCACAAATTTACCTACCAGGAAGAAAGGTAATCAAATATCGAGTTTGTTTGATTTTGGTGAAATAAAGCAATGAAATATCGAGTTTCCATACATTTGGTTGTTCACTGTTCATGATAGAAATTGATCGGAATTTTCCCAAATGAAAGAATTTGTTATAAGCGAATGTGGGTCTGAAACTGATGTAAATATATGCTCATTGATATCTTGCATATTTCTCACTGACTTAAATATGCTGATCATACAAGTTGTAGTGACCAGGCCACCAACTGAAATCGTCTGTGCCTAGTAAAATAAATACATTGGTAAAATCTATACGGGCGGAaagtcctaccgatcgagctcccAAACGGATCTTTACTGCACATATATGCAAAGTTACAGATATATATTTTCTGTCTACTCTAGTAGATTAATAATGTTAGCTGTTACTACCTTTCATGTTCAGAGGCATTGTGGTCTCGCTGGAAGATGGCACGCTGAAGTTCCTGAGCTTTGTTCCAGTCACCCGAAGGCCATTTGCTGGGACTAAAACTCAGGGCGTTTCTACTCAGCAGCTGTCAGAATGTTAGATATGGAATGTCCATGTCCCAGAAATTGCTGGTGCGTTTCCAGAACCTAGCCTAATCATAGTCGATGCCTGGCCTAAGCAGCAGTATGCAGTCTACAAGTTTCATAACAAGCCGCCTTGATTTGTACCTTTTTCCTAGAGAAATGGTGTGCTATACATGGAGGCGCCGCGGGGAATTATTCGTCGTCAGAGGATCTAAAAGACAGTGCATCTATCTTATTAGGAACTCCAACAGATGAATCATTCTAGTTTAGCAACTCAGAGTTGAGGCAGGCAATATCTTGCGCTAAGCAAATCGTAAGAGCTACTCATTAGTTGTGACTGATTTTTTGCTCTTTCCTGCAAGGCAAGGCTGTAACATCTAAACAATTCATATTATGGTTATAAATTTATAAATGCCCACTTGGTCCAAAGTACAATTTACTCGAAGAGCGAACATCTAAACAATTTTTACTTTTTCGTTAACTGTCCAGCCCATATCCCTCGCTGTTATTCTCTCTTGTTCTTTTTGCGCTGGCTCTGTTTTTGCCATTCTCTCATTGGTTGCTTTGTGCGTTTTCGAGTTGCGTTGGGCCAAAGATTTTGGGCAGCAGTTTTGTTTGGCATGCTGCTCGTTGACTCGGTGTGGTGCACCTGCCGGGTATATTAGTTGATGTACCTATAATTTTCTTAATGTGTGGTTTctatcagtttttctttttcattttttatttacatttttttctaaaaatgtaagCATTGTCATGATATTTTGATAAATGTGTTTGTGATTTTTTATAAATATTCATCGTATATTGAAACATATTTAACATGCAACTAGAAAATGTTCAAAATTATTCAATAAAATATTGTTAAAAATATatcatcatgtattaaaaaataacATGCAATTAGAAAATGTTCAAAATTATTCAATAAAATATTGTTAAAAATATatcatcatgtattaaaaaataacATGCAATTAGAAAATATATTATTAAAAAAATATTTACTTCAATAGACTATTATTAAAAATATTCACCATGTATTTAATTAATACATTAAACGTGCAATAAGAACATTTTCAATAttattcataaatattttttgaTAACATATTATTAAAAAGTATTCATCGTgcaatttgaaaattgttcaacgTTATGTGTGATGCTGGTTTTAAGCTTGTATGGCTCTATTGGGCCGGGTATTGTTTTTCTCGTCTGTTTGTATTTCGCTATCATCCAAAAAATAACAGTGGCTATAGCGCAGCGCCCAAAGGCCCTGCCAACGGNNNNNNNNNNNNNNNNNNNNNNNNNNNNNNNNNNNNNNNNNNNNNNNNNNNNNNNNNNNNNNNNNNNNNNNNNNNNNNNNNNNNNNNNNNNNNNNNNNNNNNNNNNNNNNNNNNNNNNNNNNNNNNNNNNNNNNNNNNNNNNNNNNNNNNNNNNNNNNNNNNNNNNNNNNNNNNNNNNNNNNNNNNNNNNNNNNNNNNNNNNNNNNNNNNNNNNNNNNNNNNNNNNNNNNNNNNNNNNNNNNNNNNNNNNNNNNNNNNNNNNNNNNNNNNNNNNNNNNNNNNNNNNNNNNNNNNNNNNNNNNNNNNNNNNNNNNNNNNNNNNNNNNNNNNNNNNNNNNNNNNNNNNNNNNNNNNNNNNNNNNNGTGCTCTTGTCATTGGAGGAGTGGACGACCCAACAATATTGGAGTCCATTGTGTGCAGGTTGGCACTACCATTGGCTAAAGATCTTCACCTGCACCGTTTGGTCATTGCTTCTGACGCTAAAGAGGTTATTGGGGACATCCAGAAAGGTGGGCGAGGAAACAATGGAGCAATTATTAGCGAGATCGAGCTACACATGTCGTCTTTTGATTGTACTTTTAATTGCAAAGGTTGTGATGTCAATGTTGAAGCACACTTTATCCAAGTTTTCACTTTCGTTACATCTGGGACATCACATTTGGCTTGGCCAATCCCATGACATCTCACATTCTGTGGCGTCTGATGAATAAAACTTGGTTTATCCCTGAAAAGCACGATACAATTAACAAAATAAGAGCCCAACATATTCAATTGCACATGGTGTGCGAACGTGCAACTAGGTTGATGTGGCGCGTTTGTAGCAATTTTAAACACCTCTTTCCAGAGAAAAaacaaaacacaaaaataaaaatagaaagtagtaaatagaaaagaaaatgaaattaagtaatactccctccatcccaaaataagtgaatcaattttgtactaaagttagtataaagttgagtcgcttatttgggacggagggagtaatacgtTGTGGATACAACTCAGTCCATTGAGACTTAATAAAGTCTTAGATAGCGCTTTTTTGAGACAATCAGCGAAGCTTTACTAAGTTGTCACAATGTTTACATGGACGAAATGAAGATCTCCGgggtggcctaaccaaacatggcgatCAGGACCCCGTTGTAGTGCATGCCTTGCTAGATTGTGAGCTTCAAAatttgagctcctaaattcatgaacaAATTTACATAAAGCAAAATTCCACGCATACTCTCTAATCTCTTGCACGATTGCTCCATATCCTGCTCCACTCCTCCTCTTGACGTCTTCTACCACAACCGAGCAGTCTGATGCCACCTGGATAGCGGAGATGTGCAGGTCTTCCGAGAGTGCCAAAGCTTCCCTCACCGCCAGTGCCTCCAGCATAGTGGGATCGACTATACCTCTGAAAACAATCACCGAAGCACCCTGGAACCTGCTGTCCCTGTCCCTGCAGATTGCCCCCACTGCTCCTACTCCCCGACGTCCTGCCACAGCCGCATCTGCATTAAGCTTCATTGTGTTCTCCGGTGGCTGGATCCACTGCCTCGGTTCGGGCAGGCCTTGAGGGATTGTGATGCAGGTTCGGTTTCTTCGTGAGTTGAAGATCATTCCAGTAAGACTGGATAAAACGGTGGGTCGAAATGGGACTTTGGAAAATGTCTTCATACACTGCTTTCCTCCTTGCTCCCCATATAGCCCAGAGAATAATTGCCATTTGAATCAGCTGGTCATAAGACAATCGTCGCAATCATCTTGAAGAACTAGTATTTGGCGTTGTCACTGTTACACTGGATCATATTTTCCACCATCTCTTCTTCAGCCAATGCCCATACACTTTTGGCTGTATAGCAGTTTAGAAGTGCATGTCTCCACGAATCTGCGGCCCCACACAATCTACATGCCGAAGACGTGGCCATGTTTTGATGTTGGAGGAGGTCCGCCGTGGGTGTAGAGCATCTCGCTAGGCGCCCCAGAAACATTTTGATCTTGGAAGGGACCTCAATCTTCCATAGCTTTGTCCATTCGTTAGCTTGCTGCTCCTCCGTTAACGAGCTTTCTACCTCATCAATCCGATTTTCCCTTGTGATTTTCGTATGCAATATCATTCTGTACTCTGACTTGACTGAAAATAGCCCCTCTTCTCTGCACTTCAGGCCCAAAAATCATCAATAGATCTTGTGCAGAGCGGGATAGAAAGGATGACCTCCGCATCTATAGGTAAGAACACCTGTAGAATGAGATTCTCGTTCCACGATGCTATTGCTGCATCGATTAACTCAAAGACCATCTGAGGAGGGTTCATTACCAAAGAGACAACCGGCCTCAGCATGCCTTTGCGAGGAAGCCAGTTATGTCTCCATATTTCTGTCGAAGTGCCATCACCAATTCTTCTGATTAATCCTTGCCGCATGACATCCCGGCCATCTAGCACCGCACGCCATATCTATGAGGGTCGGTTCCCCAGTTCAGCCTCAAGCAAGGACCCCTATGGAAAATAGGCTGCCTTCAGAATGCGTGCATTTAGTGAGTTTGGTTCGCTCAGCACCCTCCAGGCTTGTCTTGCTATTAAATCTAGATTGAAGATCTCCATGTCACGGAAGCCCAGACCCCCGAGATGCTTTGATCTCACCATGATATCCCATGCAACCCAACTTGGCTTTCGTTTCCCCGCTTTACTTCCCCACTAGAATTGGCGGAGATGGATGTGATGTTCTCACAGAGACCTCGGCGTAACCTGAAACAAGCCATGGAAAACACTGGCAGAGCTTGGGCAACTGCCTTGATCAATATCTCTTTACCAGCAAAGGATAAGAGTTTCTCCATCCATCCCTTGACTTTCTCCTAGACTCCATCTATGAGGTATTTAAATGTACCCATCTTGGACTGCCCTACATCCGTTGGCGTTCCCAAATATCGTTCACTCAGAGACTCATTCTGTACATTGAGGATGTTCTTGATATTTTGCCTCATCTGTTGCGGACACTCTTTGCTGAAAAAGATTGATGACTTATCTTGATTTATTCTTTGACCAGAAGCATTGCAATAAATATTCAATAGGTTTGATACCCCTGTAGCCCCCTCTACACTTGCCCTGAATAGCAACAAGCTATTGTCTGCAAATAGAAGGTGGTTCACAGCCGGAGCTGTCGGCGCCACCTTAATCCCATTGAGCACTGACGATTGAGAACTGAGttttaagaggcacgaaaggccctctgcggCTATCAAAAACAAGTAAGGGGATATCGGATCTCCCTGTCAAATACCACATGTTGGTTTAAAAGGTTCCACCTTCTCCATTAGACAGAACTAAAAAAGATATTGAGCTGATCATCCTCATAATTACCTCCACCCATCTCTGGTCAAATCCCAGCTTGTCCATGATTGCCTGAAGTAAGTCCACTCCACTCTATCATACGCCTTCGTCATATCCAACTTCAAAGCATAATGAATGTTTGTTTTAGCCTTGCTTCTCTTCATGAAATGCAAACATTCATATGCGCATATGATGTTATCTGTAATGAGTCGTCCTGGAACAAAGGTTGATTGCTCTTCTGATATGATGTCCGGAAGAATTACCTTTAACCTATTTGCAACAACCTTGGACGCAATTTTGTATATAACGTTGCACAAGCTAATAGGGCGAAACTGGGACAAGAGAGTTGGGTTCATCACCTTGGGGGTTAGCGCAAGGACTGTGTCATTTACACATTCTGAACTCTCTTCTCATCTAACAATCCGAAGAACAACACCGGTTACCTCATCTCCACATAAGTCCCAATGGCGCTGGTAAAATTATGCAGGGAAACCGTCAGGCCCAGGAGCCTTGGTTGGGCACATTTGGAACGGGGTTGTCTTCACTTCTTCCTTACTATATGGTGCCAACAATAGATCTTCATGCTCTGTGTGACCTTCCTTGGGATGTGCTGGAGAACCTAGTCCATGTGGTTCACTCCCTCAGAGGTATATAATGTTTGGTAAAACTCGGACACCATTGCTTTCAGTTGCGCCGGGTCTGACACAGCAACTCCGAGAGTATTTGCTAGGGCTTTGATCTTGTTTTTCTTTCTCCTCATGCTAGCTCTCATGTGAAAAAACTTTGTGTTTTTGTCCCACAAAGTCATCCATTCTAGTCTCGACCGCTGGCGGCACATCAGGTCCTCCCGGTGGTAAATCTCAACCAACTTTTCATTGATTTTAAGCTCCGGATGGGATGGTCCAACCCTGGCCGGATCACTTTGCAGTCTTCTAATTCGGAAGTTAGTTGTTTTATTTCTTTGCGCACACTTCCAAAGGTGTCTCTGTTCCAACAACCGGGATTAGTTCATATGTCCTTAAGCTTTGATTGCAGCTCTTGCACACTTGAAAGTGGCTGACCATCCGTCCAACACCGAGCAATTGTATCCTGCCACTGCGCATGCACTTCCCACATGACCTCATACCGGAAAGGCGGCTTAGCTggtaatgtctactacgcaaccttcttcttgtagacgttgttgggcctccaagtgcagaggtttgtaggatagtagaaaaaattcctcaagtg comes from Triticum aestivum cultivar Chinese Spring chromosome 5B, IWGSC CS RefSeq v2.1, whole genome shotgun sequence and encodes:
- the LOC123110045 gene encoding type III polyketide synthase B; translated protein: MVSARDVDTTAAANKQQQANCLAPNPGKATILALGHAFPQQLVMQDYVVEGFMRNTNCNDPELKEKLARLCKTTTVKTRYVVMSDEILKSYPELAQEGLPTMKQRLDISNKAVTQMATEASLACIKAWGGDLSAITHLVYVSSSEARFPGGDLHLARALGLSPDVRRVMLAFTGCSGGVAGLRVAKGLAESCPGARVLLATSETTVAGFRPPSPDRPYDLVGVALFGDGAGAAVVGTDPTAQERPLFELYSALQRFLPDTEKTIDGRLTEEGIKFQLGRELPHIIEAHVESFCQKLIKEHPSAAAAEGDNMLTYDKMFWAVHPGGPAILTKMEGRLGLDGGKLRASRSALRDFGNASSNTIVYVLENMVEESRQRTEAPEPEPEGGQEQCEWGLILAFGPGITLEGILARNLQARLGAN